The sequence below is a genomic window from Ignavibacteria bacterium.
TGCATAACTTATTGTTTCGTTTCTTTCTAAATTATCAAAATTAGGTTTCAATTTTATCCAGTATTTTGCGTTATATCCTTCTGGACTTAAATTTACTTTAACCAAAGTATCAGTAACAAAACTAAATGTTACTAATCTAATTGTTCCCATTTTTTTACTCCTTGTTTTCGTTTACACTTAAACAATACGAATTTAACTCTCGAACAAAAATTAAACCATTTATTATACATTCCAAATGCACTTGTATAGCTTCTATATCTTTGTTCTGGTTGTTATAATCTTTGATAGACACTATCGGTACTAATATAACAGGTTTAACAGCAGATGTATTACAAATGTTGCATTTCCAATTATTTGATAAATTAGGTTCTACAAATATTTGCATAACTATTTCCTTTCATTAATCATCCATGTAAATATTTTCTAAATAGTCAAATAATTCTTCTAGAAATCTCAATGTAATAGGATCAGATATACCTGTAGTTACTTGAAAATTATCATACATGCCCATAACCTCTCCATCAGTATTTATATAAATTGATACTCTACTATCAGCATATACAAGAAACTCATATGTACCAGTTTTAAACGTTCCAGTTACGCCAGTTAAAAACTGTCTACGATATAAATCAGCTATATCGTCTAACCATTCTGAAAAATCTAATCTTCCAATTTGCCATCTAATTGCGTCTTCTTGAAGCTTATTTATCACTTCTGAAGATTTTGATTGAATATAACTTATTATTTCGTGAATTGCATTACCTTCCATAGTAAATCTCCTTTTAATGTTTTTTTATTAATAAAGGAACAGCGGTTCCATATTAGGGACTGCTGTTAACCTGTTTTTTAGTCATAAGTTTTTCTAACGTAAAACCCTTAGGTCTTGTTTTATATTCACCATCAAACAAAGTTTCAAATGAAGTCATATAATAATGATCACCATCATGTGTATGATTGCAATAAAACACTAATGGTTCACATCTTTTAGGTTTAAACACAATGTAGTATTCTGGAAAATCTCCATATACATTCTTAGTAATTTCTCTTAATAGCTTATATACCTTATTCTCATTTTTCTTATATAATTTAACTAATTGTGTCCAACTTAAATTTCTATTTTTACATTCAACAAAGAAATAATCATCTTCGCCTGTTTTAACAATTAAATCTACTCCTTCGTAATTACTATCTGGTCTTATAACTTCCCAATCATCTCTAATCTGCATTAATGAATACATAACGTTATATTCAAATGGATTTCCTTTTTTAGCTTTCATGGTTGCCATATATCTATCTCCTTAAACTTATAGTTTGGCTGAACTGTTAATTTTATTTCAAATGGAGGATGACTTCTACCCTTCAAAACTTTTAATGTTCTCTCTGCATCAGTACTGTTACCAATCAATCCTAATACTACATCACATTTTTGTTCAAATGCTGAACTACCTTTACCCGAATGTTTATTTAAAAACGTAGGCACAGTAGCTCCAGATTTACTTATATGATGTACCAAAAATAGAATAAAGTTATATTGTTTAGCTAAATTCTTCAATTCCATATACATATACTCTTCATCTTTTAACGTTAATTTCTGAGTAAAAATATCATCTATAACATCAATTATAACTACTTTAGGTCTAAGTCTAATAATTATATCCTTCAAGTCATTAAAACTTGGAGTAGTTCTAGTATAAAGAATATTCTTAATTGTATTGCTTAAACTATTGCTGTTAATTTGATAATATCCTCTTACTTGTTCTCTTGTCATATCAAAAGCTATCATAATAAATCTTTCATACATTTCTATATCACTCATTTCTGTATTGATATATAGTACAGAGCCATGTTTTTGAAAATGAATTGATAAACCTTGCATAAGAGCAGACTTATTAATACCAGTATCTCCAATTAATCCTATCATATTCCCAGGAATTAATTGAAAATCATTAGGAATATCAGGAATAATATCTTTAAGGTTAATAGCAGCATCTAAGTAATTGCCACTAATAAAACGCTTATAAAAATTTTCTACTTCATTTGGTGTAGCTACTTCTGTTAAATAATTCTTTTTAATGTAGAATATGCACCTACTATCACAATATTGTTTCATTACTTTATCGTCACATCCATACATGTATTTCTTTTCATAAACATTAAGTACAGTTCTTCTTAATTCATATTTGTCTAAACTAGGAGTATACTTTTCTAACATTGCTATTGCACCCTCTATAGGAACCCCATTCCTCATTAACCATGAAGCAAGTCTTAATACACTTTCGTGTCTCGTCCCTATTACTTCACCTCTATTATATAGTTTTTGCATACAAGTGACAATATTAGAAGGCTCAATAGACATTTGAGTAGAAAGAGTAATAGGTTTTTCTTGGGGTTTAATAGCAATAACAGTAGTACTTACAGGCTCTAATCTTTTTACTGGCAAAATACCAAACTCTTTAGCTTTTGCCTGAATTTCTTCAATACTTTTAGTATACAAATCTTCTTCTGTTAAATAAACCTTATATAAACCAGTTTTTTTGTTATAACTAAATGGTACTCTAATTAAAGCTCTTTTATGATAAATTTTGGTATCGATATTATATCTATTGAAATAATATTCCATGCTCTCTCTTACTATTTCAGGTAAATCTTTAGAAGGAGTTAATCCAAATATATCAGGAAAATGAATATGGAAACCAGTACCAGAGTAAAAAACTCTATAATTGTCTTCTAAATTAAAATCTTTGATTAAATAGTTTAATAAATCTTTTAACTGTTCTAAAAATAATTCATAAGTTAAATTCTTTCTATCAAGATCAATTATTAAATGCGGTATGTAATATTCGTAAATATATCCTTCAGGTGTCTTTCTACCGCTGTTAAAATGATCTTTTATTCTTTCATCAAAGAGATAAAATGATCGATATACCTCTGTATTAGGTTTTATATACTGAGGTATATCATCGTATGGAACTACTATATTACGATTACTTACACTTCCTACAGCAATTTCGGCAAATAATTGTATGTTCATATTATATCTCCACTTTATTTCTAGCTAAACAATATGCAAGGGAGATAAACTCCCTTGCTGTTAAAATGGAATATTGTTGTTATTAGGAACTATTTGTGTTTCCGTTTCTGATACTCCTCCATTTTGTTGATTATTATATTCTTCTACTACAGTTGGATTATAATCACTAATCGGATAACGGCTATTAAGCTTAAGCATAAATTCTTCGATTATTTTATCATTTTTAGTAGTTATATCAAACACATTAGTTGTTCTCTTTAAATCAGCTAATTTACCATTCCAGAATTTATACTTAGGTTTACCAGTGTTAATATCTTTGGCATAGACATATTTTAGCATTTTAATCTTCTTACCAACTAATAAGTCTTTAACTGTCTGCTTATTTGTATCGTGTTCTAATAATTCAGCAATAACTCTCTTCTTCACATCAAATGGAACGATAGTAATTCCACACGCTACTAACAACATAGAGATATTTGCTGGTATATTACCGTTTTTGTATAGATTTCCATAAAAGGAAACAGAGTGTATATATCCATTATCATCTCCTTCTTTCATTAAATGTAATGTAAAAGATATATCACTCTTAAACCTTGCTGGTTCAAAAGTTACATCTTTAATCTCATAAATGTTAATAAAATATGGATTATAACTTTGATTTGAATAATTGGAAGGAATTGTTAAATCTGCCATAGTTATTTACTCCTTAATTTTTAATTGTTTATGAATATTTTATCCCAATGGGCAACTATATTGCCATCAGGCATTAACTCTGAAATTACAAATTCTTGGTTTCTTAAATGTGGAGGTCTAGCACCAGTAGCTAAATCTTGAAGTTCAGTTTTAAAACTTACAATCACTTTGTTAGGTTCATTTTTATCTCTATATAGATAACCAATTGCATCACAATCGGCAGTAACTATTTGTTTTAATTTACCTACCAACTCAATATCCCTTGCTGATAACTCTTTACCATCTTTAAGAATTGAAGCCAATTTTATATGACCAAGAAGTATTAAACATTTACCTATACCTTCATACCAGCTATAGATATTTGAAAATGCTTTTCTTAACCAATAATAACCAGCTCCTTGTGGAAGCTCTAGTACACTTCTACCTTTGAAATTTTTTCCTAACGCAGTAGCTTTATACATATCAGTTGCATAATCTTCTGCAATATCTTGTAATGCTGTTACAGTATCGATTACAACATATTCGATATTCAATTTACCACTTTGTTTAACGGCCTTCAGCTCATTGGCTAACTCATAAAGAATATTGTAGTGCCTTTTATCTGGATTATTTCTTAATACTTCTCTTAGATTAAAAACATTACCAGTAATGAAATTACTACCATCTTCGGTATCGATTATTAAAGCATTAGGTAGTTTGCTTGCTAAAGTAGTTTTACCTACTTTGGTATGCGAATATAAGAAAAGTTTAGCAGGATTTACATTGATTTTATCTTTAACTATGTTATCTAAATATCCCATTTTTATTACTCCTTGATTGTTTTAATTGTATATGGATTTATTTCTGTAATTCTTTCTACATTAGAAACATATCTTTGAGTATTTGCGGATAAAATTTCTCCTTCTTTTAGTTCTTCGTAGTCTCCTCTAATTAGTTTTAGTTCAATTTCAGGTTGAATTAACTGCCTGTCAGATACAATAGTTATAGAGGCTTCTTTTTCTTCTTCATAAACCTCTACTATTCTTGCTTTGATTTCATAAATAAAGGTAGGCATATTTTTACTCCTTATTTTGTTTTTAAATTTTTAGTAAA
It includes:
- a CDS encoding AAA family ATPase, with translation MNIQLFAEIAVGSVSNRNIVVPYDDIPQYIKPNTEVYRSFYLFDERIKDHFNSGRKTPEGYIYEYYIPHLIIDLDRKNLTYELFLEQLKDLLNYLIKDFNLEDNYRVFYSGTGFHIHFPDIFGLTPSKDLPEIVRESMEYYFNRYNIDTKIYHKRALIRVPFSYNKKTGLYKVYLTEEDLYTKSIEEIQAKAKEFGILPVKRLEPVSTTVIAIKPQEKPITLSTQMSIEPSNIVTCMQKLYNRGEVIGTRHESVLRLASWLMRNGVPIEGAIAMLEKYTPSLDKYELRRTVLNVYEKKYMYGCDDKVMKQYCDSRCIFYIKKNYLTEVATPNEVENFYKRFISGNYLDAAINLKDIIPDIPNDFQLIPGNMIGLIGDTGINKSALMQGLSIHFQKHGSVLYINTEMSDIEMYERFIMIAFDMTREQVRGYYQINSNSLSNTIKNILYTRTTPSFNDLKDIIIRLRPKVVIIDVIDDIFTQKLTLKDEEYMYMELKNLAKQYNFILFLVHHISKSGATVPTFLNKHSGKGSSAFEQKCDVVLGLIGNSTDAERTLKVLKGRSHPPFEIKLTVQPNYKFKEIDIWQP
- a CDS encoding AAA family ATPase, with translation MGYLDNIVKDKINVNPAKLFLYSHTKVGKTTLASKLPNALIIDTEDGSNFITGNVFNLREVLRNNPDKRHYNILYELANELKAVKQSGKLNIEYVVIDTVTALQDIAEDYATDMYKATALGKNFKGRSVLELPQGAGYYWLRKAFSNIYSWYEGIGKCLILLGHIKLASILKDGKELSARDIELVGKLKQIVTADCDAIGYLYRDKNEPNKVIVSFKTELQDLATGARPPHLRNQEFVISELMPDGNIVAHWDKIFINN